The Ornithodoros turicata isolate Travis chromosome 7, ASM3712646v1, whole genome shotgun sequence genome includes a region encoding these proteins:
- the LOC135399948 gene encoding uncharacterized protein LOC135399948: MERKCTPPDGTSRNTHLLIKTRSKATSELPKPNRKLQAKVKPRASLNLLLPRDFKTQVELPATDKSTKGSLHVPDNVSGIGAQPKWNAPTAPLSQLMEALSSSSSGHETQKPSTAKSSQFQVSNSCKRIKPKKSPTAHTNASEDESVRNARCAQTKSSTQPDASTVQASTVMVVEPFDPQENETSEAVHIEGKQAGTSLQKHSLRTTPTAALLVPNAPKEEEATKSAPTEQSTVRASNISNQKRNTAQDVPASEEDDSATPNSGCGQNTSRRPPSPHRSFEDERPADSLPLPGSAASTPANPRQTSTSAEKVDMKSLIKGTALAVVQRAKALAQQALILPNLSKEEKSRTRKLSTDIDELFLQLKSAKREDPEDRQRALDVYIELLQEMIRHVEKAQESEAIFVEQTTVAGEARDKKAWLDKNVNTEEKKTSSNVSGNVRAVNENIFTLLGAPSASGVDEVETTPWATALTWSVSPSPQPTVSPSGKNSGGHAKHRRSRARSVPRRQDGHDLDELIAELLNMGLRERANEEAFAADTDELTPLHIRTVWSNLCRRFVGFLVICGFGLAIVLTGVLFGYREVPKSEKRNFSSTTKNGGALVQQPSGDNKHSAVKTAPDPRSRSVKDNKTDLLPETLFGDKNETPDTTPEEVLPL; the protein is encoded by the exons ATGGAAAGGAAGTGCACTCCACCCGATGGAACTAGTCGAAACACCCATCTTCTAATAAAAACCCGATCCAAGGCGACTTCAGAACTACCAAAGCCAAACAGGAAGCTTCAGGCTAAAGTGAAGCCGAGAGCCAGCTTGAATTTACTTCTGCCACGTGACTTCAAAACCCAGGTTGAGCTTCCGGCGACGGACAAATCAACAAAGGGAAGTCTGCACGTTCCAGACAACGTTAGCGGTATAGGTGCCCAACCCAAATGGAACGCTCCCACAGCGCCACTCTCGCAACTGATGGAGGCCTTATCGTCATCAAGTTCTGGGCACGAGACGCAGAAACCTAGTACGGCGAAGTCATCGCAGTTTCAAGTGTCAAACTCGTGTAAGCGTATCAAGCCCAAGAAAAGTCCAACTGCACATACGAATGCGTCGGAAGATGAGTCAGTGCGAAACGCACGTTGTGCCCAAACAAAGAGTTCCACACAACCAGATGCAAGTACGGTACAGGCGTCAACCGTCATGGTTGTAGAACCGTTTGATCCGCAAGAAAACGAGACATCTGAAGCAGTTCACATCGAAGGCAAGCAAGCAGGAACGTCCTTGCAAAAGCATTCTTTAAGAACAACTCCCACTGCAGCTCTTCTGGTACCTAATGCTCCAAAAGAGGAAGAAGCAACTAAGTCAGCACCAACAGAACAGTCAACAGTTAGAGCTTCTAATATTAGCAATCAGAAAAGAAATACAGCACAGGATGTACCGGCATCCGAGGAGGATGACTCAGCAACACCCAACTCTGGCTGCGGACAGAACACAAGCAGAAGGCCACCATCACCACACCGAAGTTTTGAGGACGAGAGACCTGCAGATTCTCTTCCACTGCCTGGATCCGCGGCGTCCACTCCCGCAAACCCACGGCAGACAAGTACATCGGCAGAG AAAGTAGATATGAAGAGCTTGATAAAAGGAACAGCGCTTGCCGTGGTGCAGCGGGCAAAGGCGTTGGCTCAACAAGCACTGATCCTGCCCAACCTCTCTAAAGAAGAAAAATCCAG GACCAGGAAACTTTCTACTGATATCGACGAACTTTTTCTTCAACTGAAATCAGCTAAACGCGAAGATCCAGAGGACAGACAGAGGGCTCTGGACGTATATATCGAGCTCTTGCAAGAAATGATACGTCACGTTGAGAAGGCTCAAGAGTCAGAAGCCATATTCGTGGAACAAACAACAGTCGCCGGCGAAGCTCGGGACAAGAAGGCCTGGTTGGACAAGAATGT gaacacagaagaaaagaaaacatctTCAAACGTTAGCGGGAACGTACGAGCAGTGAACGAAAATATCTTCACATTGTTGGGTGCACCTTCAGCTTCTGGAGTGGACGAGGTGGAAACCACACCGTGGGCCACGGCTCTCACGTGGAGCGTATCCCCGTCACCGCAGCCGACCGTTTCGCCGTCCGGAAAGAACTCTGGGGGGCACGCCAAGCATCGGAGATCTCGGGCACGTTCCGTACCGAGACGGCAAGATGGACATGACTTGGATGAACTCATAGCGGAGCTACTCAATATGGGTCTTCGAGAAAG GGCTAACGAAGAGGCTTTTGCTGCGGACACAGATGAGCTAACTCCATTGCACATACGGACTGTTTG GTCCAATCTCTGCAGGCGTTTCGTGGGTTTTCTAGTCATCTGTGGATTCGGACTCGCTATTGTGCTCACAGGAGTGTTGTTTGGAT ATCGTGAAGTTCCCAAATCCGAAAAACGCAACTTTAGTTCTACTACAAAAAATGGTGGTGCATTAGTACAGCAGCCCTCAGGCGATAACAAGCATTCAGCTGTGAAGACTGCACCAG ATCCTAGAAGCCGAAGCGTGAAAGACAACAAGACAGACCTGCTGCCTGAAACATTATTTG GCGATAAGAATGAGACGCCAGATACGACGCCGGAAGAAGTACTGCCCTTATGA